The following proteins are encoded in a genomic region of Vicugna pacos chromosome 16, VicPac4, whole genome shotgun sequence:
- the HID1 gene encoding protein HID1 isoform X2 encodes MGSADSKLNFRKAVIQLTTKTQPVEATDDAFWDQFWADTATSVQDVFALVPAAEIRAVREESPSNLATLCYKAVEKLVQGAESGCHSEKERQIVLNCSRLLTRVLPYIFEDPDWRGFFWSTVPGAGRGGGEDDDENARPLAESLLLAIADLLFCPDFTVQSHRRSTVDSAEDIHSLDSCEYIWEAGVGFAHSPQPNYIHDMNRMELLKLLLTCFSEAMYLPPALDSGNTNPWVQFFCSAENRHALPLFTSLLNTVCAYDPVGYGIPYNHLIFSDYREPLVEEAAQVLIVTLDHDSATSTSPTVDGTTTGTAMDDADPPGPENLFVNYLSRIHREEDFQFILKGIARLLSNPLVQTYLPNSTKKIQFHQELLVLFWKLCDFNKKFLFFVLKSSDVLDILVPILYFLNDARADQSRVGLMHIGVFILLLLSGERNFGVRLNKPYSVRVPMDIPVFTGTHADLLIVVFHKIITSGHQRLQPLFDCLLTIVVNVSPYLKSLSMVAANKLLHLLEAFSTTWFLFSAAQNHHLVFFLLEVFNNIIQYQFDGNSNLVYAIIRKRSVFHQLANLPTDLPAIHKALQRRRRAPEPLSRTGSQEGASMEGSRPAAPAEPGTLKTSLVATPGIDKLTEKSQVSEDGTLRSLESAPQQNSAEGSPAAEEPSQVWREQRRLSNASASGQWNPTSEWVLSWKSKLPLQTIMRLLQVLVPQVEKICIDKGLTDESEILRFLQHGTLVGLLPVPHPILIRKYQANSGTAMWFRTYMWGVIYLRNVDPPVWYDTDVKLFEIQRV; translated from the exons ATGGGGTCGGCCGACTCCAAGCTGAATTTCCGAAAGGCGGTGATCCAGCTCACCACCAAGACACAG CCTGTGGAAGCCACTGATGACGCCTTTTGGGACCAGTTCTGGGCGGACACGGCCACCTCGGTGCAGGATGTCTTTGCACTGGTGCCAGCAGCGGAGATCCGGGCAGTGCGAGAGGAGTCGCCCTCCAACCTGGCCACTCTGTGCTACAAG GCTGTGGAGAAGCtggtgcagggagcagagagcGGCTGCCACTCGGAGAAGGAGAGGCAAATTGTCCTGAACTGCAGCCGGCTTCTGACCCGCGTGCTGCCCTACATCTTTGAGGACCCTGACTGGAGGGGCTTCTTCTGGTCCACAGTGCCCGGGGCAGGGCGAGGAGGG GGAGAGGACGATGATGAGAATGCCCGGCccttggctgagtccttgctccTGGCCATCGCCGACCTGCTCTTCTGCCCAGATTTCACCGTCCAGAGCCACCGGAGGAGCACTGTG GACTCGGCAGAGGACATCCACTCCCTGGACAGCTGTGAATACATCTGGGAAGCTGGTGTGGGCTTTGctcactccccccagcccaactACATCCATGACATGAACCG gATGGAGCTGCTGAAACTACTGCTGACGTGCTTCTCTGAGGCCATGTACCTGCCCCCAGCTCTGGACAGTGGCAACACCAACCCGTGGGTGCAGTTTTTTTGTTCCGCGGAGAACAG ACACGCTCTGCCCCTCTTCACCTCCCTCCTCAACACCGTGTGTGCCTATGACCCTGTGGGCTACGGGATCCCCTACAACCACCTGATCTTCTCTGACTACCGGGAGCCCCTGGTGGAGGAAGCTGCCCAAGTGCTCATTGTCACCTTGGACCATGACAGCGCcaccagcaccagccccaccgtGGACGGCACCACCACAGGCACCGCCATGGATGATGCCGAC CCTCCAGGGCCTGAGAACCTGTTTGTGAACTACCTGTCCCGCATCCATCGCGAGGAG gactTCCAGTTCATCCTCAAGGGCATAGCCCGGCTGCTCTCCAACCCCCTGGTCCAGACCTACCTGCCCAACTCCACCAAGAAGATCCAGTTCCACCAGGAGTTGCTGGTCCTCTTCTGGAAGCTCTGTGACTTCAACAAG aaattcctcttctttgtgctGAAGAGCAGTGATGTGCTGGACATCCTGGTCCCCATCCTCTACTTCCTCAATGATGCCCGAGCAGATCAGT CTCGGGTGGGCCTGATGCACATTGGCGTCTTCATCCTGCTGCTTCTGAGTGGGGAGCGGAACTTCGGGGTGCGGCTCAACAAGCCCTACTCAGTGCGTGTGCCCATGGACATCCCCGTCTTCACGGGTACCCATGCCGACCTGCTCATTGTG GTATTCCATAAGATCATCACCAGCGGGCACCAGCGGCTGCAGCCCCTCTTCGATTGCTTGCTCACCATCGTCGTAAATG TGTCCCCCTACCTCAAGAGCCTGTCCATGGTGGCCGCCAACAAGCTGCTACACCTGCTGGAGGCCTTCTCCACCACCTGGTTCCTCTTCTCTGCTGCCCAGAACCACCACCTCGTGTTCTTCCTTCTGGAGGTCTTCAACAACATCATCCAGTACCAGTTTGATG GCAACTCCAACCTGGTCTACGCCATCATCCGAAAGCGCAGCGTCTTCCACCAGCTGGCCAACCTGCCCACCGACCTGCCGGCAATCCACAAGGCGCTGCAGCGGCGCCGACGGGCGCCTGAGCCCTTGTCCCgcactggctcccaggagggcGCCTCCATGGAGGGCTCCCGCCCGGCTGCCCCCGCCGAGCCAGGCACCCTCAAGACCAGCCTGGTGGCCACCCCAG GCATTGACAAGCTGACGGAGAAGTCCCAGGTATCAGAGGATGGCACCTTGCGGTCCCTGGAGTCTGCGCCCCAGCAGAACTCAGCAGAGGGCAGCCCAGCCGCGGAG GAGCCCAGCCAGGTGTGGCGGGAGCAGCGGCGACTGTCCAACGCATCAGCCAGTGGGCAGTGGAACCCGACATCGGagtgg GTCCTCTCCTGGAAGTCAAAGCTGCCGCTGCAAACCATCATGAGGCTGCTCCAGGTGCTGGTTCCCCAGGTGGAGAAGATCTGCATTGACAA GGGCCTGACGGATGAGTCCGAGATCCTGCGGTTCCTGCAGCACGGCACCCTGGTGGGGCTGTTGCCCGTGCCCCACCCCATCCTCATCCGCAAGTACCAGGCCAACTCGGGAACGGCCATGTGGTTCCGCACCTACATGTGGGGCGTCATCTATCTGAG GAATGTGGACCCACCTGTCTGGTACGACACGGATGTGAAGCTATTCGAGATCCAGCGGGTGTGA
- the HID1 gene encoding protein HID1 isoform X1, with product MGSADSKLNFRKAVIQLTTKTQPVEATDDAFWDQFWADTATSVQDVFALVPAAEIRAVREESPSNLATLCYKAVEKLVQGAESGCHSEKERQIVLNCSRLLTRVLPYIFEDPDWRGFFWSTVPGAGRGGQGEDDDENARPLAESLLLAIADLLFCPDFTVQSHRRSTVDSAEDIHSLDSCEYIWEAGVGFAHSPQPNYIHDMNRMELLKLLLTCFSEAMYLPPALDSGNTNPWVQFFCSAENRHALPLFTSLLNTVCAYDPVGYGIPYNHLIFSDYREPLVEEAAQVLIVTLDHDSATSTSPTVDGTTTGTAMDDADPPGPENLFVNYLSRIHREEDFQFILKGIARLLSNPLVQTYLPNSTKKIQFHQELLVLFWKLCDFNKKFLFFVLKSSDVLDILVPILYFLNDARADQSRVGLMHIGVFILLLLSGERNFGVRLNKPYSVRVPMDIPVFTGTHADLLIVVFHKIITSGHQRLQPLFDCLLTIVVNVSPYLKSLSMVAANKLLHLLEAFSTTWFLFSAAQNHHLVFFLLEVFNNIIQYQFDGNSNLVYAIIRKRSVFHQLANLPTDLPAIHKALQRRRRAPEPLSRTGSQEGASMEGSRPAAPAEPGTLKTSLVATPGIDKLTEKSQVSEDGTLRSLESAPQQNSAEGSPAAEEPSQVWREQRRLSNASASGQWNPTSEWVLSWKSKLPLQTIMRLLQVLVPQVEKICIDKGLTDESEILRFLQHGTLVGLLPVPHPILIRKYQANSGTAMWFRTYMWGVIYLRNVDPPVWYDTDVKLFEIQRV from the exons ATGGGGTCGGCCGACTCCAAGCTGAATTTCCGAAAGGCGGTGATCCAGCTCACCACCAAGACACAG CCTGTGGAAGCCACTGATGACGCCTTTTGGGACCAGTTCTGGGCGGACACGGCCACCTCGGTGCAGGATGTCTTTGCACTGGTGCCAGCAGCGGAGATCCGGGCAGTGCGAGAGGAGTCGCCCTCCAACCTGGCCACTCTGTGCTACAAG GCTGTGGAGAAGCtggtgcagggagcagagagcGGCTGCCACTCGGAGAAGGAGAGGCAAATTGTCCTGAACTGCAGCCGGCTTCTGACCCGCGTGCTGCCCTACATCTTTGAGGACCCTGACTGGAGGGGCTTCTTCTGGTCCACAGTGCCCGGGGCAGGGCGAGGAGGG CAGGGAGAGGACGATGATGAGAATGCCCGGCccttggctgagtccttgctccTGGCCATCGCCGACCTGCTCTTCTGCCCAGATTTCACCGTCCAGAGCCACCGGAGGAGCACTGTG GACTCGGCAGAGGACATCCACTCCCTGGACAGCTGTGAATACATCTGGGAAGCTGGTGTGGGCTTTGctcactccccccagcccaactACATCCATGACATGAACCG gATGGAGCTGCTGAAACTACTGCTGACGTGCTTCTCTGAGGCCATGTACCTGCCCCCAGCTCTGGACAGTGGCAACACCAACCCGTGGGTGCAGTTTTTTTGTTCCGCGGAGAACAG ACACGCTCTGCCCCTCTTCACCTCCCTCCTCAACACCGTGTGTGCCTATGACCCTGTGGGCTACGGGATCCCCTACAACCACCTGATCTTCTCTGACTACCGGGAGCCCCTGGTGGAGGAAGCTGCCCAAGTGCTCATTGTCACCTTGGACCATGACAGCGCcaccagcaccagccccaccgtGGACGGCACCACCACAGGCACCGCCATGGATGATGCCGAC CCTCCAGGGCCTGAGAACCTGTTTGTGAACTACCTGTCCCGCATCCATCGCGAGGAG gactTCCAGTTCATCCTCAAGGGCATAGCCCGGCTGCTCTCCAACCCCCTGGTCCAGACCTACCTGCCCAACTCCACCAAGAAGATCCAGTTCCACCAGGAGTTGCTGGTCCTCTTCTGGAAGCTCTGTGACTTCAACAAG aaattcctcttctttgtgctGAAGAGCAGTGATGTGCTGGACATCCTGGTCCCCATCCTCTACTTCCTCAATGATGCCCGAGCAGATCAGT CTCGGGTGGGCCTGATGCACATTGGCGTCTTCATCCTGCTGCTTCTGAGTGGGGAGCGGAACTTCGGGGTGCGGCTCAACAAGCCCTACTCAGTGCGTGTGCCCATGGACATCCCCGTCTTCACGGGTACCCATGCCGACCTGCTCATTGTG GTATTCCATAAGATCATCACCAGCGGGCACCAGCGGCTGCAGCCCCTCTTCGATTGCTTGCTCACCATCGTCGTAAATG TGTCCCCCTACCTCAAGAGCCTGTCCATGGTGGCCGCCAACAAGCTGCTACACCTGCTGGAGGCCTTCTCCACCACCTGGTTCCTCTTCTCTGCTGCCCAGAACCACCACCTCGTGTTCTTCCTTCTGGAGGTCTTCAACAACATCATCCAGTACCAGTTTGATG GCAACTCCAACCTGGTCTACGCCATCATCCGAAAGCGCAGCGTCTTCCACCAGCTGGCCAACCTGCCCACCGACCTGCCGGCAATCCACAAGGCGCTGCAGCGGCGCCGACGGGCGCCTGAGCCCTTGTCCCgcactggctcccaggagggcGCCTCCATGGAGGGCTCCCGCCCGGCTGCCCCCGCCGAGCCAGGCACCCTCAAGACCAGCCTGGTGGCCACCCCAG GCATTGACAAGCTGACGGAGAAGTCCCAGGTATCAGAGGATGGCACCTTGCGGTCCCTGGAGTCTGCGCCCCAGCAGAACTCAGCAGAGGGCAGCCCAGCCGCGGAG GAGCCCAGCCAGGTGTGGCGGGAGCAGCGGCGACTGTCCAACGCATCAGCCAGTGGGCAGTGGAACCCGACATCGGagtgg GTCCTCTCCTGGAAGTCAAAGCTGCCGCTGCAAACCATCATGAGGCTGCTCCAGGTGCTGGTTCCCCAGGTGGAGAAGATCTGCATTGACAA GGGCCTGACGGATGAGTCCGAGATCCTGCGGTTCCTGCAGCACGGCACCCTGGTGGGGCTGTTGCCCGTGCCCCACCCCATCCTCATCCGCAAGTACCAGGCCAACTCGGGAACGGCCATGTGGTTCCGCACCTACATGTGGGGCGTCATCTATCTGAG GAATGTGGACCCACCTGTCTGGTACGACACGGATGTGAAGCTATTCGAGATCCAGCGGGTGTGA
- the HID1 gene encoding protein HID1 isoform X3, whose translation MPVEATDDAFWDQFWADTATSVQDVFALVPAAEIRAVREESPSNLATLCYKAVEKLVQGAESGCHSEKERQIVLNCSRLLTRVLPYIFEDPDWRGFFWSTVPGAGRGGQGEDDDENARPLAESLLLAIADLLFCPDFTVQSHRRSTVDSAEDIHSLDSCEYIWEAGVGFAHSPQPNYIHDMNRMELLKLLLTCFSEAMYLPPALDSGNTNPWVQFFCSAENRHALPLFTSLLNTVCAYDPVGYGIPYNHLIFSDYREPLVEEAAQVLIVTLDHDSATSTSPTVDGTTTGTAMDDADPPGPENLFVNYLSRIHREEDFQFILKGIARLLSNPLVQTYLPNSTKKIQFHQELLVLFWKLCDFNKKFLFFVLKSSDVLDILVPILYFLNDARADQSRVGLMHIGVFILLLLSGERNFGVRLNKPYSVRVPMDIPVFTGTHADLLIVVFHKIITSGHQRLQPLFDCLLTIVVNVSPYLKSLSMVAANKLLHLLEAFSTTWFLFSAAQNHHLVFFLLEVFNNIIQYQFDGNSNLVYAIIRKRSVFHQLANLPTDLPAIHKALQRRRRAPEPLSRTGSQEGASMEGSRPAAPAEPGTLKTSLVATPGIDKLTEKSQVSEDGTLRSLESAPQQNSAEGSPAAEEPSQVWREQRRLSNASASGQWNPTSEWVLSWKSKLPLQTIMRLLQVLVPQVEKICIDKGLTDESEILRFLQHGTLVGLLPVPHPILIRKYQANSGTAMWFRTYMWGVIYLRNVDPPVWYDTDVKLFEIQRV comes from the exons ATG CCTGTGGAAGCCACTGATGACGCCTTTTGGGACCAGTTCTGGGCGGACACGGCCACCTCGGTGCAGGATGTCTTTGCACTGGTGCCAGCAGCGGAGATCCGGGCAGTGCGAGAGGAGTCGCCCTCCAACCTGGCCACTCTGTGCTACAAG GCTGTGGAGAAGCtggtgcagggagcagagagcGGCTGCCACTCGGAGAAGGAGAGGCAAATTGTCCTGAACTGCAGCCGGCTTCTGACCCGCGTGCTGCCCTACATCTTTGAGGACCCTGACTGGAGGGGCTTCTTCTGGTCCACAGTGCCCGGGGCAGGGCGAGGAGGG CAGGGAGAGGACGATGATGAGAATGCCCGGCccttggctgagtccttgctccTGGCCATCGCCGACCTGCTCTTCTGCCCAGATTTCACCGTCCAGAGCCACCGGAGGAGCACTGTG GACTCGGCAGAGGACATCCACTCCCTGGACAGCTGTGAATACATCTGGGAAGCTGGTGTGGGCTTTGctcactccccccagcccaactACATCCATGACATGAACCG gATGGAGCTGCTGAAACTACTGCTGACGTGCTTCTCTGAGGCCATGTACCTGCCCCCAGCTCTGGACAGTGGCAACACCAACCCGTGGGTGCAGTTTTTTTGTTCCGCGGAGAACAG ACACGCTCTGCCCCTCTTCACCTCCCTCCTCAACACCGTGTGTGCCTATGACCCTGTGGGCTACGGGATCCCCTACAACCACCTGATCTTCTCTGACTACCGGGAGCCCCTGGTGGAGGAAGCTGCCCAAGTGCTCATTGTCACCTTGGACCATGACAGCGCcaccagcaccagccccaccgtGGACGGCACCACCACAGGCACCGCCATGGATGATGCCGAC CCTCCAGGGCCTGAGAACCTGTTTGTGAACTACCTGTCCCGCATCCATCGCGAGGAG gactTCCAGTTCATCCTCAAGGGCATAGCCCGGCTGCTCTCCAACCCCCTGGTCCAGACCTACCTGCCCAACTCCACCAAGAAGATCCAGTTCCACCAGGAGTTGCTGGTCCTCTTCTGGAAGCTCTGTGACTTCAACAAG aaattcctcttctttgtgctGAAGAGCAGTGATGTGCTGGACATCCTGGTCCCCATCCTCTACTTCCTCAATGATGCCCGAGCAGATCAGT CTCGGGTGGGCCTGATGCACATTGGCGTCTTCATCCTGCTGCTTCTGAGTGGGGAGCGGAACTTCGGGGTGCGGCTCAACAAGCCCTACTCAGTGCGTGTGCCCATGGACATCCCCGTCTTCACGGGTACCCATGCCGACCTGCTCATTGTG GTATTCCATAAGATCATCACCAGCGGGCACCAGCGGCTGCAGCCCCTCTTCGATTGCTTGCTCACCATCGTCGTAAATG TGTCCCCCTACCTCAAGAGCCTGTCCATGGTGGCCGCCAACAAGCTGCTACACCTGCTGGAGGCCTTCTCCACCACCTGGTTCCTCTTCTCTGCTGCCCAGAACCACCACCTCGTGTTCTTCCTTCTGGAGGTCTTCAACAACATCATCCAGTACCAGTTTGATG GCAACTCCAACCTGGTCTACGCCATCATCCGAAAGCGCAGCGTCTTCCACCAGCTGGCCAACCTGCCCACCGACCTGCCGGCAATCCACAAGGCGCTGCAGCGGCGCCGACGGGCGCCTGAGCCCTTGTCCCgcactggctcccaggagggcGCCTCCATGGAGGGCTCCCGCCCGGCTGCCCCCGCCGAGCCAGGCACCCTCAAGACCAGCCTGGTGGCCACCCCAG GCATTGACAAGCTGACGGAGAAGTCCCAGGTATCAGAGGATGGCACCTTGCGGTCCCTGGAGTCTGCGCCCCAGCAGAACTCAGCAGAGGGCAGCCCAGCCGCGGAG GAGCCCAGCCAGGTGTGGCGGGAGCAGCGGCGACTGTCCAACGCATCAGCCAGTGGGCAGTGGAACCCGACATCGGagtgg GTCCTCTCCTGGAAGTCAAAGCTGCCGCTGCAAACCATCATGAGGCTGCTCCAGGTGCTGGTTCCCCAGGTGGAGAAGATCTGCATTGACAA GGGCCTGACGGATGAGTCCGAGATCCTGCGGTTCCTGCAGCACGGCACCCTGGTGGGGCTGTTGCCCGTGCCCCACCCCATCCTCATCCGCAAGTACCAGGCCAACTCGGGAACGGCCATGTGGTTCCGCACCTACATGTGGGGCGTCATCTATCTGAG GAATGTGGACCCACCTGTCTGGTACGACACGGATGTGAAGCTATTCGAGATCCAGCGGGTGTGA